From Thermodesulfobacteriota bacterium:
GACAGGAGGATCGCGTTGCCGTAGCTCTTGCTCATCTTCCGGTTGTCCGTGCCCATGAGCTTGGGCGTCTCCGTCAGGTGCGCGTCGGGGATGGCAAACGTCTCCTTGTAGAGGAAATTGAACCGCCGCGCGATCTCGCGGGTGAGCTCCAGGTGCGGGAGCTGGTCGACCCCGACAGGGACCAGCGCCGCATCGTACATGAGGATGTCCGCCGCTTGGAGGACAGGGTACCCGAGGAACCCGTAGGTGTGCAGGTCTCGCGTCGTGATCTCCCGGAGCTGCTCCTTGTACGTGGGATTGCGCTCGAGCCAGGACAGCGGCGTGATCATGGAGAGGAGCAGGTGAAGCTCCGCGTGCTCCGGGACGTGGCTCTGGATGAACAGCGTCGCCTTCGCAGGGTCGATCCCCGAGGCCATCCAGTCGATGATCATGTCGTCGATGCTCTCGCGGATGATCCCGGTGTTCTCGTACTCCGTGGTCAGTGCGTGCCAGTCGGCCGCGAAATAGAAGCAGTCGTTCTCCTCCTGCAGCTTCTTCCAGTTCACGAGCA
This genomic window contains:
- the trpS gene encoding tryptophan--tRNA ligase; translated protein: MRKRVLSGMRPSGKLHLGHYIGVLVNWKKLQEENDCFYFAADWHALTTEYENTGIIRESIDDMIIDWMASGIDPAKATLFIQSHVPEHAELHLLLSMITPLSWLERNPTYKEQLREITTRDLHTYGFLGYPVLQAADILMYDAALVPVGVDQLPHLELTREIARRFNFLYKETFAIPDAHLTETPKLMGTDNRKMSKSYGNAILLSDTAEEVWDKVRPMVTDPARQRRTDPGNPEICNVFSYHKIFSDQETIGKVNVGCRTAGIGCIECKRWMYEGMEKVLKPIREERLRIVESGVSVRDILAEGTAKAKQVAEKKMTEVRDAVRI